One region of Crateriforma spongiae genomic DNA includes:
- a CDS encoding NupC/NupG family nucleoside CNT transporter, with protein MQARLICVLGLACFIAAAWAISSDRRKFPWRVVVGGLLLQLTLAFLVLATKPGKAFFVFIGDVFQEVMACVDAGSGFLFRAGGENPLGDSLLGTFAFGVLPTVIFFSSLMSVLYHLGIMQRLVAAMAWVMRFSLGTTGAETLAAAANVFVGHTEAPLVVKPYLATMTRSELCAMMTGGFATVTGGLLGVYAGMGIDISHLLTASVISAPAALLIAKVMVPETESDRVADAVSVFAASEHDNMIGAAVQGASDGLKLALNVGAMLIAFLALIALIDVLLGHLADALIWAGMRLGLFQPATDFTFSLGQILGYLCWPFAWLMGIPADECMEAGRLIGLKTVANEFIAFDALGRAEVGPEGVLSERTAVVLTYALAGFSNFGAIGIQVGGIGGLEPSRRQDLAALGLRAMFGGLLACCMTGAIAGILIA; from the coding sequence GTGCAAGCAAGGCTGATTTGTGTTCTGGGGTTGGCCTGTTTCATCGCAGCGGCTTGGGCGATCAGCAGTGACCGCAGAAAGTTTCCTTGGCGAGTGGTCGTCGGTGGGCTGTTGTTGCAGTTGACCCTTGCGTTCTTGGTGTTGGCGACGAAGCCGGGCAAAGCATTCTTTGTCTTCATCGGCGACGTCTTTCAAGAAGTCATGGCGTGTGTCGATGCCGGCAGCGGCTTTCTGTTTCGCGCCGGCGGTGAAAACCCGCTGGGCGATTCGCTGTTGGGCACGTTCGCGTTTGGCGTGTTGCCGACGGTGATTTTCTTCAGTTCGCTGATGAGCGTTCTTTATCACTTGGGCATCATGCAGCGGCTGGTCGCTGCGATGGCGTGGGTGATGCGGTTTTCGTTGGGGACCACCGGCGCCGAAACCTTGGCCGCCGCGGCAAACGTCTTCGTCGGTCACACCGAAGCCCCGCTGGTGGTCAAGCCTTACTTGGCAACGATGACCCGCAGCGAATTGTGCGCGATGATGACCGGCGGTTTTGCGACTGTGACCGGTGGATTGTTGGGCGTGTACGCCGGCATGGGCATCGACATTTCTCACCTGCTGACGGCATCGGTCATCAGTGCGCCAGCCGCGTTGTTGATCGCAAAAGTCATGGTGCCGGAAACCGAATCCGACCGAGTGGCCGACGCGGTTTCGGTGTTTGCCGCCAGCGAGCACGACAACATGATCGGGGCCGCCGTCCAAGGCGCGAGTGACGGTTTGAAGTTGGCGTTGAATGTCGGCGCGATGTTGATCGCATTTTTAGCGTTGATTGCGTTGATCGATGTCTTGTTGGGGCACCTGGCCGATGCGTTGATTTGGGCTGGTATGCGGCTGGGATTATTTCAGCCCGCGACGGACTTTACGTTCAGCCTGGGACAAATTTTGGGATACCTGTGCTGGCCTTTTGCCTGGCTGATGGGGATTCCGGCGGACGAATGCATGGAGGCCGGACGGCTGATCGGGCTGAAAACCGTTGCCAACGAATTCATCGCCTTTGACGCGCTCGGCCGAGCGGAAGTCGGTCCGGAAGGTGTGTTGAGCGAACGAACCGCCGTGGTGCTGACCTATGCGTTGGCGGGGTTCAGTAATTTCGGTGCGATCGGCATTCAGGTCGGCGGCATCGGCGGTTTGGAGCCCAGTCGACGACAAGACCTGGCCGCCCTGGGATTGCGAGCAATGTTCGGCGGTTTGCTGGCGTGCTGTATGACCGGGGCGATCGCCGGAATTCTGATCGCTTAA
- the upp gene encoding uracil phosphoribosyltransferase: MTSEPSNVVRVSHPLVDHHLSVVRCETTCPAEFRAAVHRLTMLISVPATDHLPTNQVQIQTPVAIADCRRISADVGLVPVLRAGLGMVDPVLQILPDASVWHLGMYRNEETAQPVGYYDKLPNGSPPDVAMILDPMLATGGSIDLVVRRLQRWGVGDIRVLSIIAARPGIQRIAEDFPDVKIFVAAVDPELNERAFIVPGLGDAGDRIFDTPNQD; encoded by the coding sequence TTGACCAGCGAACCAAGTAATGTCGTTCGGGTTTCGCACCCTTTGGTCGACCACCATCTGTCGGTCGTCCGTTGCGAAACCACCTGCCCCGCCGAATTTCGCGCCGCGGTCCATCGATTGACGATGTTGATCAGCGTGCCGGCCACGGATCACTTGCCGACCAATCAAGTCCAGATTCAAACGCCGGTGGCCATCGCGGATTGTCGACGCATCAGTGCCGATGTCGGATTGGTGCCCGTGCTGCGTGCCGGTTTGGGAATGGTCGACCCGGTGTTGCAGATCTTGCCCGACGCCAGTGTTTGGCACTTGGGGATGTATCGCAACGAAGAAACCGCACAACCGGTCGGCTATTACGACAAGCTGCCCAACGGCAGCCCGCCGGACGTCGCAATGATTTTGGATCCGATGTTGGCCACCGGTGGTTCGATCGACTTGGTCGTGCGTCGATTGCAACGTTGGGGCGTCGGCGACATTCGCGTGTTGAGCATTATCGCGGCAAGGCCTGGGATTCAGCGAATCGCCGAAGACTTTCCCGATGTGAAGATTTTTGTAGCCGCCGTCGATCCCGAATTGAACGAGCGTGCGTTCATCGTGCCCGGCTTGGGCGATGCCGGCGACCGCATTTTTGACACGCCCAACCAGGACTAA
- a CDS encoding GntR family transcriptional regulator, with amino-acid sequence MQIHVRSDSTPIYQQIVDQVRHRIVAGLLKPGEEMPTIRGLAQSLRVNPNTIQRAYRELENEGLVEKRRTRGTFVSESPTRQGVRERRRLLIPHVDHLLVRAEGLGIDFDELVDLLDKRRQKILSDQELSS; translated from the coding sequence ATGCAAATCCACGTCCGATCCGATTCGACACCGATCTATCAGCAGATCGTCGATCAGGTCCGGCACCGGATCGTCGCCGGGCTGCTGAAACCCGGCGAAGAAATGCCGACGATCCGAGGGCTGGCTCAATCGCTGCGGGTCAATCCGAACACCATCCAGCGGGCTTATCGCGAACTGGAAAACGAAGGGCTGGTGGAAAAACGACGAACTCGCGGGACGTTCGTTTCCGAATCGCCCACCCGCCAAGGCGTTCGCGAACGGCGACGCCTGCTGATCCCCCACGTCGACCACTTGCTGGTACGTGCCGAAGGCCTGGGCATCGACTTCGATGAACTGGTCGATCTTCTTGACAAACGTCGCCAGAAAATCCTTTCCGATCAGGAGCTCTCGTCATGA
- a CDS encoding ABC transporter ATP-binding protein translates to MNHAIKSSGAESAVKVSGLTRRFRGMAALDDVDLQIPSGQVFGLVGVNGSGKTTLIRHLIGGLMPQSGSVRVLGLDPIADRVDVLRRTGYLTEEDTLPRWMRVGELLDFYRGVQPQWDQRFAGELCDMFRLQRSQKLSSLSKGGRARVGLLAAIAHRPELLILDEPSSGLDPIARGEILETVIRTVNDDGRTVLFSSHLLDEVDRVCDRVALIHGGRIIEEVELLSLGQQYEEVVGRSDGPEAPLDDSDASFGYKSDGQEWSVLRQTDDSINPPETDPSWVTRPATLSRWFDARVSQQESRIPQESAS, encoded by the coding sequence ATGAATCACGCGATCAAATCATCCGGCGCGGAATCGGCGGTGAAGGTCAGCGGACTGACACGGCGTTTTCGAGGCATGGCGGCTTTGGACGACGTCGACCTGCAGATCCCGTCGGGACAAGTGTTCGGATTGGTGGGCGTCAACGGCAGCGGAAAAACCACGCTGATCCGGCACCTGATCGGCGGATTGATGCCGCAAAGCGGTTCGGTCCGGGTCCTGGGGTTGGATCCGATCGCCGACCGCGTGGACGTCTTGCGACGCACCGGATACCTGACCGAAGAAGACACCCTGCCGCGTTGGATGCGTGTCGGTGAACTGTTGGATTTCTATCGTGGCGTCCAACCCCAATGGGACCAACGATTCGCCGGCGAACTGTGCGACATGTTCCGGCTACAGCGGTCCCAGAAACTGTCCAGTCTTTCCAAAGGCGGTCGTGCACGGGTGGGATTGCTTGCCGCCATCGCTCATCGGCCGGAACTGTTGATCCTGGATGAACCAAGCAGCGGATTGGACCCGATCGCACGGGGCGAGATCCTGGAAACCGTCATTCGGACCGTTAACGACGATGGCCGAACGGTCTTGTTTTCCAGCCATTTGCTGGACGAAGTCGACCGAGTTTGTGATCGCGTCGCGCTGATCCACGGCGGTCGCATCATCGAAGAAGTCGAATTGTTGTCGCTGGGGCAACAGTACGAGGAAGTCGTTGGGCGTTCCGACGGTCCGGAAGCCCCCCTGGACGACTCCGATGCATCCTTTGGTTACAAGTCGGACGGTCAAGAATGGTCAGTGCTGCGGCAAACAGATGATTCGATCAACCCGCCCGAAACGGATCCGTCTTGGGTGACACGCCCCGCCACGCTGTCCCGCTGGTTCGACGCCCGTGTCAGCCAGCAAGAGAGCCGGATCCCGCAGGAGTCAGCATCATGA
- a CDS encoding DUF1559 domain-containing protein translates to MKRNGFTLVELLVVIAIIGILVALLLPAVQSARGAARRMSCQNNMKQLGLAAHNFESTYKKFPPGLTTFVNNSPRDWYGNTVFTYILPYLEQQSIYDKWDWSDTYEAAQNNTSDPLDPTIKSVDAASAQVVPTYLCPSDVAPETVFELDYDRTGYATGYFSLCSYLANGGTHSTYFRDTDMQDDGMFFMTGDDSQPESYQRFLEDGKAPARFADCIDGTSQTFLFGERFHYDQFFDAKLHNVSRKYSRYPINRWGAWAWTGGGNGTTHVFGSTRVPPNYQTPEDAPSSYASVNLRMSAFGSGHVGGTNFAFTDGSVAFISDSINMVTYQALSTKSGREILDEEY, encoded by the coding sequence ATGAAGCGAAACGGTTTCACTCTGGTTGAATTGCTGGTGGTCATCGCGATCATCGGAATCTTGGTCGCCCTGTTGTTGCCAGCCGTGCAATCGGCCCGCGGCGCGGCACGGCGAATGAGCTGCCAGAACAACATGAAGCAGTTGGGACTTGCCGCCCATAACTTCGAAAGCACCTACAAGAAGTTCCCGCCGGGGCTGACGACGTTCGTCAACAATAGCCCTCGGGACTGGTACGGCAACACCGTCTTCACCTACATCCTGCCCTACCTGGAACAACAGTCGATCTACGACAAGTGGGACTGGTCGGACACGTACGAAGCGGCCCAAAACAACACCAGTGACCCATTGGACCCGACGATCAAGTCGGTCGATGCGGCATCGGCTCAAGTGGTACCGACCTATTTGTGCCCGAGCGACGTGGCACCGGAAACGGTGTTCGAGCTGGATTATGACCGCACGGGTTATGCCACGGGTTACTTCAGCCTGTGTAGCTACTTGGCCAACGGCGGAACCCACAGCACCTACTTCCGCGACACCGACATGCAGGACGACGGCATGTTCTTCATGACCGGTGATGACAGCCAACCGGAAAGCTACCAGCGATTCTTGGAAGACGGCAAAGCGCCGGCCCGCTTCGCCGATTGCATCGACGGCACCAGCCAAACGTTCTTGTTCGGCGAACGTTTCCATTACGACCAATTCTTCGACGCCAAGCTGCACAACGTTTCCCGCAAATACAGCCGTTACCCGATCAACCGCTGGGGTGCCTGGGCCTGGACCGGTGGCGGCAACGGCACGACGCACGTGTTTGGATCGACTCGCGTTCCGCCGAACTATCAAACCCCCGAAGACGCACCGTCGTCTTATGCTTCGGTCAACTTGCGGATGTCGGCTTTCGGCAGCGGTCATGTCGGCGGAACCAACTTTGCCTTCACCGACGGCAGCGTCGCTTTCATCAGCGATTCGATCAACATGGTGACTTACCAAGCCCTAAGCACCAAATCGGGTCGCGAGATCCTGGACGAAGAATATTGA
- a CDS encoding transthyretin-like family protein: MQRHVIFALLIPAVLLMVGCDSGIELGQVTGTVTKDGEPAPEIWINFMPDPDEGTEGAISSAITDEDGRYELQYQGETKEPGAAVGSHRVVVNDLVPENFRGQGRPPKSRVRPEMMHAGDTPFRFEVKPGQQQIDIDLDI; encoded by the coding sequence ATGCAACGCCACGTTATCTTTGCTTTGTTGATCCCCGCCGTGCTGTTGATGGTGGGATGTGATTCCGGAATCGAACTGGGACAGGTCACCGGCACAGTGACCAAGGACGGCGAGCCTGCGCCGGAAATCTGGATCAACTTCATGCCCGATCCGGATGAGGGCACCGAGGGTGCGATCTCCAGTGCGATCACCGACGAAGACGGCCGATATGAATTACAGTACCAGGGCGAAACCAAGGAACCTGGTGCAGCGGTCGGCAGCCATCGTGTGGTGGTCAACGACCTGGTCCCCGAAAACTTTCGTGGACAAGGTCGTCCGCCGAAATCGCGTGTTCGACCGGAGATGATGCACGCAGGCGACACTCCGTTTCGATTTGAAGTCAAACCTGGCCAGCAACAGATCGATATCGATTTGGATATCTAG
- a CDS encoding DEAD/DEAH box helicase yields the protein MRSGHSRNGEDLVATLDDANSWSVKDLVPSGTHTLDIEPIRPRSVTIRATSLKCRATGFVFPEGSHWQLPNDTTSNSGNADASAQKRKRPKKDRPARTSTRIRPPSDVVKLQDRLYYLLQPPLDSLVGSGQLNFPFEPFPYQLDGIAFMFPRYSCVLADEMGLGKTMQAISTIRLLLCSGEVRNVLLICPKPLVSNWLREFKTWAPEVPVAAIEGNQAKRRFQWASREVPVKIANYELLMRDRDDVLDEGNHFDLCVLDEAQRIKNRTSTTSEVVKSISRTRSWALTGTPVENSPDDLVGIFDFLSPGYLSPGMPMTAMAKASREHILRRTKDMVLDDMPPKLYRDSELDLTPEQWERYEAAESEGVIHLEELEQALTVQHVFELVLRLKQICNFDPVTGSSAKKNQLVADMEEVAASGQKAIVFSQWTKTIEKLKGPLEAFGPLEYHGKVPHKQREQVIDRFKNDPDSHVILMSYGAGSVGLNLQFCRYVFLFDRWWNPAVEDQAINRAHRIGAAGSVTVTRMLAANTIEQRIADVLDQKRQMFDELFAQGETDAPTRSSGLTKEEIFGLFDLRAPGGKKVA from the coding sequence ATGCGTTCGGGACATTCACGAAATGGCGAAGACCTCGTCGCCACGTTGGATGACGCCAACAGTTGGTCGGTCAAGGATCTGGTTCCCTCCGGTACGCACACTCTGGACATCGAACCGATCCGTCCTCGATCTGTGACGATTCGTGCGACATCGCTGAAGTGCCGCGCGACCGGGTTCGTTTTCCCCGAAGGCAGTCATTGGCAATTGCCCAACGACACCACGTCGAACTCCGGCAATGCTGACGCGTCGGCACAGAAACGGAAACGTCCCAAAAAGGATCGACCGGCCCGCACATCCACTCGCATTCGACCACCCAGCGACGTGGTCAAACTTCAAGACCGGCTGTACTACCTGCTGCAACCGCCGTTGGATTCGCTGGTCGGCAGCGGTCAATTGAATTTTCCATTTGAGCCGTTCCCATACCAACTGGACGGCATTGCGTTCATGTTTCCGCGGTACAGTTGTGTGCTGGCCGACGAAATGGGATTGGGAAAGACGATGCAGGCAATCAGCACGATTCGTCTGTTGTTGTGCAGCGGCGAAGTCCGCAATGTCTTGTTGATCTGCCCCAAACCCTTGGTGTCGAACTGGCTGAGGGAATTCAAGACTTGGGCACCGGAAGTCCCCGTCGCGGCGATCGAAGGCAACCAGGCCAAGCGACGGTTCCAGTGGGCCAGTCGTGAAGTGCCCGTCAAAATTGCCAATTACGAACTGTTGATGCGGGACCGAGATGACGTCTTGGATGAAGGCAATCATTTCGACCTGTGCGTGTTGGACGAAGCCCAACGCATCAAGAACCGGACCAGCACCACCAGCGAAGTCGTCAAAAGCATCTCGCGTACGCGATCTTGGGCGCTGACCGGTACGCCGGTGGAAAACAGTCCCGATGATTTGGTCGGCATCTTCGATTTTTTGTCGCCGGGGTATCTGTCGCCCGGCATGCCGATGACCGCGATGGCCAAAGCGTCACGCGAGCACATCTTGCGGCGTACCAAAGACATGGTCTTGGACGACATGCCGCCAAAGCTGTATCGCGATTCCGAACTAGACCTGACACCGGAGCAATGGGAGCGGTACGAAGCAGCCGAATCGGAAGGCGTGATTCACCTGGAAGAACTGGAACAGGCACTGACCGTCCAGCATGTATTCGAATTGGTGTTGCGATTGAAGCAGATCTGCAACTTTGACCCGGTGACCGGCAGCAGTGCGAAGAAGAATCAGTTGGTCGCGGACATGGAAGAGGTCGCCGCCAGTGGCCAAAAGGCGATCGTGTTTAGCCAATGGACCAAGACGATCGAAAAGCTAAAGGGACCGCTGGAAGCGTTCGGGCCGCTGGAATACCACGGCAAAGTGCCCCACAAGCAACGCGAACAAGTGATCGATCGCTTCAAAAACGATCCGGATTCTCACGTGATCCTGATGAGTTACGGCGCCGGCAGTGTCGGTCTGAACCTGCAGTTCTGTCGCTACGTGTTTCTATTCGATCGCTGGTGGAATCCTGCGGTGGAAGACCAAGCGATCAATCGCGCCCACCGCATCGGCGCCGCCGGTTCGGTCACCGTGACACGAATGTTGGCAGCAAACACGATCGAACAACGAATCGCCGACGTGCTGGATCAAAAGCGGCAAATGTTCGATGAACTGTTTGCCCAAGGCGAAACCGATGCGCCGACGCGAAGCAGCGGGCTGACCAAAGAAGAGATCTTCGGGCTGTTTGATCTGCGTGCACCCGGCGGCAAAAAAGTCGCCTAG
- a CDS encoding Gfo/Idh/MocA family protein, with product MKLNLGLIGLGNAWQARHRPALRVLQDRFDVRAVYGTVPKLAESCAAEFQADPVDGYRAICARSDIDAILVLERSWLGWLPALAACEAGKAVYWASDLRFDPAADREIRERIEHSGVAFMTEFPRRFAPATLRLKELIATRLGQPKMLFCHRRLDQPSPRGDNGHCDNERELVETIDWCRYVVGREPSTVLSADPPTQEGGGGRPESGYRSLTLNFGPTGDHPPVIAQMSSGNYIPSQWQEALTFRRPADMHVCCERGIAFLDLPSSLVWFDDAGRHVESLDAECPVGEQLLVQFHRGVTSLVRSISDLQDAFRANEILVAARQSSRTGQRIDIAAG from the coding sequence ATGAAATTGAACCTGGGATTGATCGGGCTGGGGAACGCTTGGCAAGCACGCCATCGTCCGGCGTTACGCGTGCTGCAGGACCGTTTCGACGTCCGTGCCGTTTACGGGACGGTGCCCAAGCTTGCCGAAAGCTGTGCGGCGGAATTTCAGGCCGATCCGGTCGACGGCTATCGTGCGATTTGCGCTCGATCCGATATCGATGCGATTTTGGTTTTGGAACGATCCTGGTTGGGCTGGCTGCCCGCTCTGGCCGCATGCGAAGCCGGCAAAGCGGTTTATTGGGCCAGCGATCTGAGATTCGATCCGGCGGCTGACCGCGAAATCCGCGAGCGGATCGAGCATTCCGGTGTCGCATTCATGACGGAATTTCCGCGTCGATTTGCCCCCGCGACGCTGCGGTTGAAGGAGCTGATCGCGACGCGATTGGGCCAGCCGAAAATGCTGTTCTGCCACCGTCGTTTGGACCAACCGTCACCGCGTGGCGACAACGGGCACTGCGATAACGAGCGTGAACTGGTCGAGACGATCGATTGGTGCCGCTATGTGGTCGGACGCGAACCATCGACGGTGTTGTCGGCCGATCCACCGACCCAAGAAGGCGGCGGCGGAAGACCGGAATCCGGCTATCGCAGTTTGACGTTGAATTTCGGTCCCACCGGTGATCACCCCCCCGTGATCGCACAAATGAGCAGCGGGAACTACATCCCTTCGCAGTGGCAGGAAGCGTTGACGTTTCGCCGGCCCGCCGACATGCACGTTTGTTGCGAAAGAGGCATCGCGTTTTTGGATCTGCCCAGCTCTTTGGTCTGGTTCGATGATGCCGGACGTCACGTCGAATCTTTGGACGCCGAATGCCCCGTGGGCGAACAGTTGCTGGTCCAGTTTCACCGTGGGGTGACCAGTCTGGTCCGCAGCATCAGCGATCTGCAGGACGCATTTCGAGCCAACGAAATCTTGGTCGCCGCGCGACAGAGCAGTCGTACCGGGCAACGAATCGACATCGCCGCCGGCTGA
- a CDS encoding thioredoxin family protein, whose amino-acid sequence MFLLLFAAAVTTASHVETLPSDYNLAYKQSVAEHKPLMVMVGAPWCPACNVMKDTTLKSIEQSGELSQVSFAVVDRDAQPELAEQLLKGEKMIPRLIVFTKIDGAWKREELKGYQPTQPVRSLIRRAVSRVHNN is encoded by the coding sequence ATGTTTTTGCTGCTATTTGCCGCAGCCGTCACGACAGCCAGCCACGTTGAAACGCTGCCCAGCGATTACAACCTGGCGTACAAGCAATCTGTCGCTGAACACAAACCCCTGATGGTCATGGTCGGCGCCCCATGGTGCCCGGCATGCAACGTCATGAAGGACACCACGCTGAAGAGTATCGAACAGTCCGGCGAACTGTCTCAAGTCAGCTTTGCCGTTGTCGATCGCGACGCTCAGCCTGAATTGGCCGAACAGTTGCTGAAGGGTGAAAAGATGATCCCGAGATTGATCGTCTTCACCAAAATCGATGGTGCGTGGAAGCGTGAAGAGCTGAAGGGTTACCAGCCCACGCAGCCCGTCCGATCGTTGATCCGCCGCGCCGTTTCGCGCGTGCACAACAACTGA